Proteins from one Gimesia maris genomic window:
- a CDS encoding POT family MFS transporter yields the protein MAQAKYKTAPVPTEKMPSGIPYIVGNEAAERFSFYGMRGILVVFMTQFMLNASGKPDHMQNEQAIAYFHQFVAAVYFFPLLGSILSDVFWGKYKTILILSIVYCLGHLALAIDETRVGLFIGLSLIAIGAGGIKPCVSAHVGDQFGNKNHHLLSKVFGWFYLAINLGAFVASIMIPKVLEYYGPHYAFGIPGILMLLATILFWLGRNQFVHIPASGWKKFRTETFGKEGLQALLNLSVLYYVFLPIFWSLFDQTGSSWVLQGVNMNQDLMTPWGNIKLGAAEVQAFNPLFILILIPTFSYVIYPLIDKVFPLTPLRKISIGFFLAAASFAITALIQIRIDSSAGSPPSILWQALPYFVLTAGEVMVSITCLEFSYTQAPKSMKSFIMSLYFLSMTAGNLMTAEVNKFIMIDENTSRLEGASYFWFFSGLMFVAAVLFVFVARFYKGKTYIQDDDAETALAEEEGIQ from the coding sequence ATGGCACAGGCAAAATATAAAACGGCACCCGTTCCAACAGAGAAAATGCCTTCCGGGATTCCCTATATCGTGGGAAATGAAGCAGCGGAGCGCTTCAGCTTTTACGGAATGCGCGGAATTCTTGTTGTGTTCATGACACAATTCATGCTGAATGCCAGTGGCAAACCGGATCACATGCAGAATGAACAGGCGATTGCTTATTTCCACCAGTTTGTTGCAGCCGTCTACTTCTTTCCACTTCTCGGATCGATTCTCTCCGATGTGTTCTGGGGAAAGTATAAAACCATTCTCATTCTTTCGATTGTGTACTGCCTGGGACATCTGGCGCTTGCCATTGATGAAACACGCGTCGGATTGTTTATTGGCCTGAGTCTGATTGCCATCGGAGCAGGGGGAATTAAGCCTTGCGTCTCTGCACATGTGGGTGACCAGTTTGGGAATAAGAATCATCATCTGCTTAGCAAAGTATTTGGCTGGTTTTATCTCGCCATTAATCTCGGTGCTTTTGTTGCTTCGATTATGATTCCCAAGGTACTCGAATATTATGGTCCACATTATGCATTTGGGATTCCCGGGATACTGATGCTGCTGGCCACGATTCTATTCTGGTTGGGGCGTAACCAGTTTGTGCATATCCCTGCATCCGGCTGGAAAAAATTTCGTACAGAAACGTTTGGGAAAGAAGGCTTACAGGCGTTGTTGAATCTTTCCGTATTGTATTATGTCTTTCTTCCCATTTTCTGGTCTCTCTTTGATCAAACAGGTTCCTCCTGGGTACTACAGGGAGTCAATATGAATCAGGATCTGATGACTCCCTGGGGAAATATTAAACTGGGGGCTGCCGAAGTGCAGGCATTTAATCCTCTGTTTATCCTGATCCTGATTCCCACTTTTTCCTATGTGATTTACCCATTAATTGACAAAGTATTTCCCCTGACTCCCCTCCGAAAGATATCGATTGGTTTTTTTCTGGCAGCGGCTTCGTTTGCAATCACTGCATTGATACAGATCCGCATCGACTCTTCTGCAGGCAGCCCTCCCTCTATTCTCTGGCAGGCGCTTCCCTATTTTGTCTTGACCGCTGGAGAAGTGATGGTTTCCATTACCTGCCTGGAATTTTCTTATACACAGGCACCGAAATCAATGAAATCATTCATTATGTCTTTGTATTTTCTATCCATGACGGCCGGGAATCTGATGACTGCAGAAGTCAATAAATTTATTATGATTGATGAAAATACTTCCCGTCTGGAAGGCGCCTCTTATTTCTGGTTCTTTTCCGGTTTGATGTTTGTCGCTGCGGTTCTTTTTGTGTTTGTTGCCAGGTTCTATAAAGGAAAAACCTATATTCAGGATGATGATGCGGAAACGGCTCTGGCAGAGGAAGAAGGGATTCAATAA
- a CDS encoding metallophosphoesterase family protein — protein sequence MAHENYSGVLLIGDPHVEGRIPGFRKDDYPLVVLEKLSWCIETAREQNLLSVLLGDLFHVPRDNQNWLLCQLLNLFETPVYGIYGNHDCRENQLNEHDTLSILIQAGKYHLLSDETPWRGKMQGRPVLIGGTSWGKKLPKSLEIDPCEETPLAIWVSHHDLIVPGYEEQGHYKPYEIKGVDYVINGHIHRRLEDVVKGQTTWVTPGNIVRRSRSDASRAHVPSVLKLEVTGEGWQRSVIEVPHRPFDEIFHAEVQDDSEQGLPSAFISGLAELQTRRTDSGAGLKLFLEKNLTQFQAAVADEVRKLASEVSHHVD from the coding sequence ATGGCGCATGAAAACTACTCCGGCGTGCTGTTGATTGGCGATCCCCATGTCGAAGGCCGCATCCCCGGATTTCGGAAAGATGACTACCCACTGGTCGTGCTGGAAAAACTGAGCTGGTGTATAGAGACTGCCCGCGAGCAGAACCTGCTGTCTGTGCTGCTGGGGGATTTGTTCCATGTGCCCCGCGACAATCAGAACTGGCTGTTATGTCAGCTGTTGAATTTATTTGAGACACCCGTTTACGGGATTTACGGAAATCATGATTGTCGGGAAAATCAACTGAATGAACACGACACTCTGAGTATTCTCATACAGGCCGGAAAATATCATCTGCTCTCAGACGAGACCCCCTGGCGAGGAAAAATGCAGGGGCGACCGGTGTTGATCGGTGGGACTTCCTGGGGAAAAAAGCTGCCAAAGTCACTTGAGATCGATCCGTGTGAAGAGACTCCCCTGGCCATCTGGGTTTCGCATCACGATCTGATCGTGCCCGGCTACGAGGAGCAGGGGCATTATAAGCCCTATGAGATCAAGGGGGTGGATTATGTGATTAACGGTCATATCCATCGTAGGCTGGAAGATGTCGTAAAAGGGCAGACCACCTGGGTGACTCCCGGTAACATCGTCCGCCGCTCCCGTAGTGATGCATCACGGGCACACGTGCCTTCGGTGTTGAAGCTGGAAGTCACGGGGGAGGGCTGGCAGAGGTCTGTCATCGAAGTACCCCATCGTCCATTCGACGAAATCTTTCACGCGGAAGTACAGGATGATTCCGAGCAGGGACTTCCTTCCGCTTTCATTTCAGGCCTGGCCGAATTACAGACACGTCGCACAGACAGTGGTGCAGGGCTGAAATTATTTCTGGAAAAAAATTTAACACAGTTTCAGGCCGCGGTCGCGGATGAAGTACGCAAATTAGCAAGTGAGGTTTCCCATCATGTCGACTGA
- a CDS encoding AAA family ATPase, with protein MEIILSDMLKRITLHNFMSHSHTVIDLSPGLTVLTGPNNCGKSAFVSALQILAENTTGDFMVRHGEKECRVIVETDDGHTIEWKRKKKTVSYNIDGVDYHRLRNSVPDQLHEILKLSKVKAGDTDEFDVHFGEQKSPIFLLGDRGSRAARFFASSSDASVLIEMQKLHRSKVKSAQQEYQRQQNELKSTEIVLELLKPVPELETRLESLNLSYEALLKEQQRIRDLEAFLQDYQHADQRVLQLTGTVATLNKLPGSLEQENEKPLEVLTQRYEAFENKTRVAHFQVSTLQPLANPPPLEQTERLEKLIREIRTQELELRSASATGDCLNLLKEPPSLAETDPLQKLIQKIAVSEERRQLDRLESEVLEACVPPPELTDLERIEQLCQQWEQAAVQFNHQQVIHAECESEYEAVRDQLQNWVKENPSCPTCGAALEPDQFIRTAETGLKGHAHGA; from the coding sequence ATGGAGATTATACTTTCTGACATGTTAAAACGGATTACATTACACAATTTTATGAGCCATTCACACACCGTGATTGATCTGTCGCCCGGCCTGACGGTGCTGACCGGACCCAACAATTGCGGCAAGTCTGCTTTTGTCTCTGCACTTCAGATCCTGGCAGAGAATACTACCGGCGATTTCATGGTCAGACATGGCGAAAAAGAGTGTCGCGTGATCGTCGAAACGGACGACGGACACACAATTGAGTGGAAACGTAAAAAGAAAACGGTCAGCTATAATATTGATGGTGTTGATTATCATCGCTTGAGGAACAGTGTTCCCGATCAGTTACATGAAATATTGAAACTTTCCAAAGTCAAAGCGGGGGACACTGACGAATTCGATGTCCATTTTGGCGAACAGAAATCTCCGATATTTTTACTGGGGGACCGTGGCAGTCGAGCAGCCCGATTCTTTGCTTCGTCTTCCGATGCATCGGTTTTAATCGAGATGCAGAAGCTGCATCGCAGTAAAGTGAAATCCGCGCAACAGGAGTATCAGCGACAGCAGAACGAGTTAAAGTCGACTGAAATTGTACTTGAATTACTGAAACCGGTTCCTGAACTGGAGACCCGCCTGGAGTCGCTCAATCTAAGCTATGAAGCATTGCTTAAGGAGCAGCAGCGAATCAGAGATCTGGAAGCATTCCTTCAGGATTATCAGCATGCAGACCAGCGTGTGTTACAGTTAACAGGTACCGTAGCAACGTTGAATAAATTACCTGGTTCGCTGGAACAGGAAAATGAGAAACCACTGGAAGTCTTGACTCAGCGATATGAAGCTTTTGAGAATAAGACGCGCGTCGCTCATTTTCAGGTGTCAACGCTCCAGCCACTGGCGAATCCGCCCCCATTGGAACAGACGGAGCGACTCGAGAAATTGATTCGGGAGATCAGAACTCAGGAACTGGAGTTAAGGTCTGCTTCCGCTACGGGGGATTGTCTCAATCTACTGAAAGAACCTCCCTCACTGGCTGAAACGGATCCTTTACAAAAATTGATTCAAAAAATTGCCGTGTCGGAAGAACGTAGACAGCTCGACAGACTGGAATCAGAAGTGCTGGAGGCCTGCGTGCCTCCTCCTGAGTTGACCGATCTGGAGAGAATAGAGCAACTCTGTCAGCAATGGGAGCAGGCGGCTGTCCAGTTCAACCATCAGCAGGTAATTCATGCGGAATGCGAGTCGGAATATGAGGCTGTCCGTGATCAATTACAGAACTGGGTCAAAGAGAATCCCAGTTGCCCGACCTGTGGTGCAGCATTAGAGCCCGACCAGTTTATCAGAACCGCAGAAACAGGATTAAAGGGGCACGCACATGGCGCATGA
- a CDS encoding lactonase family protein — MFSSYSILTGVLILLPILCSLFDSQLLSAAEEYRVYVGTYTRGSESQGIYQLSMDSQTGKLSLVNVTENVDNPSFLAIHPNQKFLYAVNEVRNFKGQKSGAVSAFSIDPQSGNLTFLNQQASRGGDPCHLVVDATGKYVLVANYGGGNICSLPLLKNGALKESTSFVQHTGSSVNPARQKAPHAHSINLDPHNQHAIVADLGIDQLRVYQFNAEDGSLTPNPVPGFKLSPGAGPRHFTFHPSGKWGYVINELNLTVTAMNYDANTGTFEEIQTIPTVPTGTDFKGNSTAEVQVHPSGKFLYGSNRGPNTLVMYRIDEQTGKLTSIGFQPTGGAMPRNFKIDPSGTFLLAANQNTNNIVVFRIDQKTGLLQPTDHEIQVPKPVCIKFLPITATP, encoded by the coding sequence ATGTTTTCATCGTATTCGATTCTGACAGGCGTTCTGATACTGCTTCCAATATTGTGTTCGCTGTTTGATTCTCAACTGCTCTCGGCTGCCGAAGAGTACAGGGTGTATGTGGGCACTTATACCCGCGGCAGTGAAAGCCAGGGAATTTATCAACTGAGCATGGACTCTCAGACAGGTAAATTATCTCTGGTGAACGTCACTGAGAATGTGGATAATCCCTCGTTCCTGGCAATTCACCCCAATCAGAAATTCCTGTATGCCGTTAATGAAGTTCGTAATTTCAAGGGGCAAAAATCGGGAGCCGTCAGCGCTTTTTCCATAGATCCTCAGTCAGGGAATTTGACGTTTCTCAACCAGCAGGCTTCCCGAGGAGGTGATCCGTGCCACCTGGTGGTTGATGCTACCGGTAAGTATGTACTTGTAGCAAATTACGGGGGAGGCAATATCTGTTCGTTACCTCTGCTGAAAAATGGAGCATTGAAAGAAAGCACGTCCTTCGTGCAACACACCGGTTCCAGCGTCAATCCTGCTCGTCAAAAAGCCCCACACGCACACTCAATTAATCTCGATCCCCATAATCAGCATGCGATTGTGGCCGATCTGGGAATCGATCAACTGCGGGTCTACCAGTTTAATGCGGAAGATGGTTCCCTCACGCCTAATCCTGTCCCCGGATTCAAACTGTCCCCTGGAGCGGGACCCCGCCACTTTACCTTCCACCCTTCAGGGAAATGGGGATATGTCATCAATGAATTAAATCTGACCGTTACTGCCATGAATTACGATGCGAATACAGGAACCTTCGAGGAAATCCAGACTATACCTACGGTTCCAACGGGTACAGACTTCAAAGGTAATTCCACCGCGGAAGTACAAGTGCATCCTTCAGGGAAGTTTTTATACGGTTCGAACCGGGGTCCAAATACGCTGGTCATGTACCGCATTGATGAGCAGACCGGCAAACTGACTTCCATCGGTTTCCAGCCTACGGGGGGCGCCATGCCACGGAATTTCAAAATTGATCCATCGGGAACGTTTCTGCTCGCGGCAAACCAGAATACAAACAACATTGTTGTATTTCGGATCGATCAGAAAACCGGATTGCTCCAACCAACCGATCATGAGATCCAGGTTCCCAAACCGGTCTGCATCAAATTCCTCCCGATCACTGCTACCCCTTGA
- a CDS encoding phosphoribosylanthranilate isomerase, with amino-acid sequence MWIKICGIRDPDTACMVADLGATALGLNFYERSPRSIDLAAARQIQTAIGSREVTLVGLFVNHSLADVITTCHELSLNMIQLHGEETPEFLAELVQQIPKLVIIKAIRTSEPDLAFLKSYLETCDQVGKRPDHILLDAYSPIAYGGTGHLAPWKMIREEYQYLDWPSLILAGGLTPENVAEAISAVQPFGVDTASGVEDQPGVKNPSRVKAFIKQAKSEENPSLNPL; translated from the coding sequence ATGTGGATTAAAATCTGTGGCATACGAGACCCCGATACAGCGTGTATGGTCGCCGATCTGGGTGCTACGGCTCTGGGATTGAATTTCTATGAGCGTTCTCCCCGCTCCATTGATCTTGCTGCTGCCAGACAGATCCAGACAGCAATTGGCTCACGCGAAGTCACACTGGTTGGATTATTCGTCAATCACTCACTGGCTGATGTGATTACGACCTGTCACGAGCTATCCTTAAACATGATTCAGTTACATGGTGAAGAAACACCTGAGTTTCTGGCAGAACTGGTTCAACAGATCCCCAAACTCGTCATCATTAAGGCGATTCGTACCAGTGAACCAGATCTCGCATTTCTGAAATCTTATCTGGAAACCTGTGACCAGGTTGGAAAGCGTCCCGACCACATATTGCTAGACGCTTATTCACCGATCGCCTACGGAGGCACGGGTCATCTTGCTCCCTGGAAAATGATTCGAGAAGAATACCAGTATCTTGACTGGCCTTCGCTGATATTAGCAGGAGGACTGACCCCGGAGAATGTGGCAGAAGCAATCAGCGCCGTTCAACCTTTTGGTGTCGATACAGCCAGTGGAGTTGAGGATCAACCGGGAGTTAAAAACCCATCTCGGGTTAAAGCATTCATAAAACAAGCCAAAAGTGAAGAAAACCCATCGCTAAATCCGCTATAA
- a CDS encoding response regulator transcription factor, with translation MSTDYTILLIEDDREISSTLSGVIKSAGYNIIVAPNGLEGQKLAQSENPDLVITDMMMPKMGGFPVLESLKSLPSPPKVIMITANEGGRHKAYAEMLGVDDYLRKPFAMDIFLDAIARVLAKDSSDDEKPDKGPVTRSRKKS, from the coding sequence ATGTCAACCGATTACACGATTTTATTGATCGAAGATGACCGTGAAATTTCAAGTACTTTAAGCGGTGTTATCAAGTCAGCAGGTTACAATATCATTGTTGCCCCCAATGGTCTGGAAGGTCAAAAGCTGGCACAATCTGAAAACCCGGACCTGGTCATTACCGATATGATGATGCCTAAAATGGGTGGTTTCCCAGTACTGGAGTCTCTCAAATCACTCCCCTCCCCCCCCAAAGTGATTATGATTACCGCTAATGAAGGGGGTCGACATAAAGCTTACGCTGAAATGCTGGGAGTGGATGATTATCTGCGAAAGCCATTTGCAATGGATATCTTTCTGGATGCCATTGCCCGCGTCCTTGCCAAAGACAGCAGTGACGATGAGAAACCAGATAAGGGACCGGTCACGCGTTCTCGGAAAAAATCCTGA
- a CDS encoding DUF420 domain-containing protein gives MEHGFLGYRSTFMLDFVVSALILIVPLLLFSLFTVKIRHNFSLHKKLQILLGAVLLVAVTAFEVDVQLMHGGWQNIVNQRETPLTPEQFQYVRNVLYVHLIFAVSTPLFWGATLFLALKRIPDPPAPCAHSSLHKKLGWISTIDITLTSVTGLYWYYVAFVVSG, from the coding sequence ATGGAGCATGGATTTTTAGGCTATCGCTCAACATTCATGTTGGATTTTGTTGTTTCGGCACTCATCCTGATTGTGCCTTTATTGTTATTCAGTCTGTTCACGGTCAAAATCAGACATAATTTTTCCTTACACAAAAAACTGCAGATATTACTGGGGGCAGTCCTGCTCGTTGCAGTAACTGCGTTTGAAGTGGACGTGCAGCTCATGCACGGCGGTTGGCAGAATATCGTCAATCAACGCGAGACCCCGTTGACTCCCGAACAGTTCCAATACGTTCGAAATGTGTTGTATGTCCACCTGATTTTCGCTGTCAGCACACCGCTGTTCTGGGGCGCAACACTGTTTCTGGCACTGAAACGGATTCCTGATCCACCTGCACCCTGTGCCCATAGCAGTCTTCATAAGAAGCTGGGCTGGATCTCGACAATTGATATTACACTGACATCGGTAACAGGTTTGTACTGGTACTATGTCGCATTTGTCGTCAGCGGTTGA